One Capra hircus breed San Clemente unplaced genomic scaffold, ASM170441v1, whole genome shotgun sequence DNA window includes the following coding sequences:
- the LOC102175344 gene encoding olfactory receptor 10R2, whose protein sequence is MHLLPFCFQVLAENLTMVTEFLLLGFSSLGDIQLVLFAVFLFLYLAILSGNVTIVSVIRLDKSLHTPMYFFLGILSTSETCYTFVILPKMLINLFSVARTISFNCCAIQMFFFLGFAITNCLLLGVMGYDRYAAICHPLHYPILMSWQVCGKLGALCGIGGFLASLTVVYLVFSLPFCSANKVNHYFCDISPVIRLACTNTDAHEFVIFICGVLVLVVPFLFICVSYIYILRTILKIPSAEGRRKAFSTCASHLTVVIIHYGCASYIYLRPTANYVSNKDRLVTVTYTIVTPLLNPMVYSLRNKDVQVAIRKVLGKKGSLKLYD, encoded by the coding sequence ATGCATTTACTTCCCTTTTGTTTTCAGGTCTTGGCAGAAAACCTCACCATGGTCACCGAGTTCCTTTTACTGGGTTTTTCAAGTCTTGGTGACATTCAGCTTGTTCTTTTTGcggttttcctttttctgtactTAGCCATTCTCAGTGGCAATGTCACTATTGTTAGTGTCATCCGCCTGGACAAAAGCCTGCACACACCAATGTACTTCTTCCTCGGCATTCTCTCTACATCAGAGACCTGCTACACCTTCGTCATCCTACCCAAGATGCTCATCAATCTCTTTTCTGTGGCCAGGACAATCTCCTTCAACTGTTGCGCCATCCAAATGTTCTTCTTCCTCGGTTTTGCTATTACCAATTGCTTGCTATTGGGAGTTATGGGCTATGATCGTTATGCTGCCATCTGTCACCCTTTACATTACCCTATCCTTATGAGTTGGCAGGTGTGCGGAAAATTGGGAGCCCTCTGTGGGATTGGTGGGTTCTTGGCCTCACTAACAGTAGTATATTTAGTTTTCAGCCTCCCTTTCTGTAGCGCCAACAAAGTCAACCATTACTTCTGTGACATCTCACCAGTTATTCGTCTGGCTTGCACAAACACAGATGCTCATGAATTTGTCATATTCATCTGTGGTGTTCTTGTACTCGTGGTCCCATTTTTATTCATCTGTGTTTCTTATATCTACATTCTGAGGACTATCCTGAAGATTCCCTCTGCTGAAGGCAGACGGAAGGCCTTTTCCACCTGTGCGTCTCATCTCACTGTTGTCATTATTCACTATGGTTGTGCTTCCTATATCTACTTGAGACCAACAGCAAACTATGTGTCTAACAAGGACAGATTAGTAACAGTGACATACACTATTGTCACTCCATTATTAAACCCCATGGTATACAGTCTAAGGAATAAGGATGTTCAAGTTGCTATTAGAAAAGTGTTGGGGAAGAAAGGATCCCTAAAATTGTATGattga